The stretch of DNA CAAATGCTTAACATAAGGCGTTAAAGGTATCGTGCGTTCACCTTCGACTTTATCGCGAATAGTGATGCTATTCCATTCAAAATCGACATCAGCCCACTGCAACCCCGCCAATTCGCGACGGCGCGCACCAGTAAGCAATAGGCTTTGCAGATAGGCCGATGCACAAGGGTTATTTAGCCCACGCACAGCAGCAAACCATCTTGGTAACTGCTCACGCTGCAAACAATCGCCCTCTTTGGTACTACCTTTTGGTAATTCATCTTTAACTTGTTTAGCTTTACATGCCCCGGCAGGAATCAGCCCAGCATATTCATCTTGAGAGTCGCACCAGTTCACAAAAACCGACAGCAAACGAAAAGCCAGCGCGGCTTGTGCAGGGCGTTTGGCTGCTTCAATAGCCAACCATGAGCCAATTCGTTTCCCACTTAAGTCGGACAGTTTTACCGGCAACAATGAAGCCAGCGCCCCCGGTTCGGTTAAACCCTTTCCTCTGACTTTGACTTCACCACCAAGATGCACTGCGCGCAAATGGTCGCGAATATGTAACTCAGACCAACGGGGTCGACGAGCTTCAACGTAGATCGGCCAAACGTCAGCCAGCACCAGCTTACTGCGTTCGATTTCGGCCTTCTTAACTTCGGCAGCCTCAATCCGGTCAGCTTTAGCTTGCCGAGGATCACCACCGGAATCAATAAGTGTTTGCAAGCGTCGGGCCTCTTTGCGAGCATCCTCTAAGGTCCACGTGCGCACATCACCAATCGTAGAGCGTATAGCTTTGCCATCAAGCTTAGCTTGATGAACATACGCCTTACCACCTCCGCGACTGGCACGAACGCCAAGTCCATTCGTATCAGCATCCCAAAGAAAAGACTGATGCTTACCTTCCTCACATTCAAAGGCATGAACTCGGGGTGCAGTTAAATTCTTTTTGGTCATAGCAACACCTATGGCAGTTACACGGCTCGCCGTGTAACCCATTTGTAACCCGATTTGATCAAAATAGATCAACAACAATCATAGGATACTTGTAACCAAAATCAGTTGCAATCGTTGATTTATATAGACTTAATCCAAATAATTTCAACCTCAATCAACACTAATAAACACCGAATTTACCGGATTGTGATTCCTGTTGTCGTGGGTTCGAGCCCCATCAGCCACCCCACAAAAGTAAAGGCCTCAGCAAACGCTGAGGCCTTTTTCATTTCAGCGTATCCGATCATGACTCTGGCGTTTCTAGATCCGCGAAATAAAACTGCCCATTACGGATGGTAGCTTCTAACAAACGTCGGCCATAGCCTAGCGCCAAACCCGATTGTCGATCTTGTTCACCAATTGCCAACACCCAATCAGCCCCTTCGGGCATTTGGGCCACCAGCAATGTGAGCTCTAGCCAGTCTTCGAGTGAATTGGTATAAGTAATCATGTTCAGCCCTCCCCTTGAGTATTTCTAACTCACGACGACATTGAGCAGATTGCAGCTACTTAAATATAGATATCGGATGCTTATGGATAAGACTGAACGCCCTGCCATGCCGAAGCGTTCAAATTGAGTATATCGAGCCAGTGTCAGCTGAAAATGAAGAATAGATTAAACTAGCGGGGCATTAGAGCACCGATTCAACGCCTTGATTAGCCAACTGGTCCGCGCGCTCATTGCCCGGATTACCGGCATGGCCCTTGACCCAACGCCACTGGACGGTATGCCGCGCCACTTGCTCATCCAGCGCACGCCATAGATCCTCATTTTTTACGGGCTGCTTCGCGGCAGTTTTCCAGCCGTTTTTCTTCCAACCGTGAATCCACGTTTCAATGCCATTTTTGACGTATTGTGAATCAGTATGAATCGTAACTTCACAACTCCGAGTGAGCGCTTTCAACGCCGAGATGACGGCAAGCAACTCCATTCGATTGTTGGTGGTATGTGCCTCGCCGCCAAATAGGTCTTTTTCATGTGCCCCATAGCGCAAAAAAGCCCCCCAGCCACCAGGGCCAGGATTGCCTTTGCAGGCACCATCAGTATAAATTTCAACCATCAACAAACTCTCTATTCAATTGGGGCACGGCAATGCGCAAGACTATTTTGGCTATTTTACTCGCAAGCGCGGCCACCCACAGCCTCGCCAGTCCTTTTTGCCCGTGGAAAATACCCAGCACAGAAGCAAAATCAGAGCGATTTATTAATCTGACCGTCGTACAGTTTATTGTGCAGAACGATGAAGAACTGCAAATTAGTTATGGGGGAGGCAATTTGGGTAGCGGGCACGATCTGCGGATTCCTACCAAAAATCGCGACGAAGGTAGCAAACTACTGAAAAGCATGCTCGATACGGCCAAGCAATGCGACAAATAAGCGCAATGGTATATAGCCAAGAATCTTACCTATCAAGGCTTACCGAGCAATACTCTATAAATTTACTTGCAACGATCTTTTTCGGACTGCAGCCGCATTTTTTCTACCACTGCTGCGGCGCTACGTTTAGGCACGACAACCTGGCTCCAGTCAGGCTCGATCACATTCATACCACGCACACGCTTCACAACATCAAGGCAATACACCCCGCCACCGCCCGGCCATAACTTATCGCCTGCTTGCTCCAGAAAACGGCTTTTATCGAGCCAACCTTTACGCTGCATGGGAGGCCGGTAGCAGAGAAACTCCCCGCGTACCAATTGCAAATCGAGCAATGCTAGCCAATCTTTAAGCCGATGCAGCGCCAGAAAATGCCCTTGCCATGGCACATCATTGGCTTTGAGCCGCCGTAGCCCCCACAAACTCCATGGATTAAAGCCGGTGATCAACACTCGCCCTTCCGGCATCATGACCCGTTCAGCTTCACGCAATACCGCGTGTGGATCGCTGGCAAAATCGAGCGTATGCGGCAGCACCAGCAAATCAAGACTTTGCTCAGCGAATGGTAAAGCTTCTGCGACACATTTGAGCTGCGTACCAGCAGCTCGCCCGGCGATACAGCGCCAGGGCATCCGGTTGGCGCGCAAACAATCGAGTTGCGGCAGCTCCAGCTGCATGGCTTTGTAGCCAAAAATATCTACCGTTGTGCGATCAAACCACGCCGCTTCGCTATCGCGCAAATATTGACCTAGCGGAGTCGCCAACCACGCGGCAAAATGTTCAACAGCTGCAGTCATAAGCCATCCAAGGATAGTAAAGCCATGCTCAAAATCAGCGCCATACCGATCTTTACCGATAATTATATTTGGGTACTAGAGCAAAACCACAAGGTGATCGCCGTTGATCCCGGTGATGCTGCACCATTACAGGCTTGGCTCAGCGCACAACACTGCACGCTGGCGGGGATTTTAATTACCCACCATCATGCTGATCATACCGCTGGATTAGCCGATTTGGCGCAGGATGGTCTGCCGATTTATGGACCAGCCGCTATTCGATACATTAATAGACCTTTGCTGGGCGGTGAAAGTTTAACGCTGCTCGGTGAAAATTTCAGGGTACTGGCCACCCCAGGGCATACCCTTGATCATCTGTGTTATTACGGAGCTGGCGCTTTATTTTCTGGTGACACGCTATTTTCTGGTGGCTGCGGTCGAGTATTTGAAGGCAGCATGGCGCAAATGTATCAAAGCTTGCAAACGCTCAGCCAGTTACCCAGCCAGACTTTAGTGTGCTGCACGCACGAATACACCATGAGTAATTTGCAATTTGCTTTGACGATTGAACCAGAAAACACCGCATTACAATCACGCGCCGCTGAAGTTGCCCAGCTAAGAGCCGCCGAGCAATTTAGCTTACCTTCAACCTTGTCCATCGAATTGGCAAGCAATCCTTTTTTACGTTGCAACGAGCCCGCAGTGATAAAAATGGCGCAACAACATAACCCTAATGCCAATAGCCCAGCGCAGGTGTTTGCCAGCTTACGAGAATGGAAGAATAATTTTCGCTAAGTAGCGGTAAACATCTGATCTAAAGCACGATTTTTGCAAAATCTGTCACCAAAACACCGCGTTTTCGACCCTGAATGACATTAATCAGCGCAGCTTGATTGACAGGCTTGGAAAGCGGCCTTTACTATCGTGCAATTCATGCAATCAATCAGGAAACGGGCCAATGAAACATCGCCTGTGCGCCATCTTAGTCCCCGCCGTTTTAGCTCTGCCCGCTTTCGCTTTAGAAGCCGGTAAACTTGATTACCAGCTACACAGTCTGAGCCCTAATCTACCAGCCAATACGCAAATTACCATTAATCAGCTCTTTAACGATGTGGATCCACTGGTAGAACGCGACTTATGGGTACGCGTGCGCAATGGCTTTGCGATTCCTGATATTGACAGCCCATTGGTCACTAAATGGGAAAACTACTACGCCAGCCGCCCTGATTACTTAAACCGGATTATCGAGCGCAGCAATCGCTACCTGTATCACGTGGTTGGTGAAGTTGAAAAACGCGGCATGCCGATGGAATTCGCATTGCTGCCGATGATTGAATCGGCCTACAACCCCAAAGCCGAATCCCCAGCCAAAGCGGCCGGCATGTGGCAATTTATCCCCGCTACCGGCAAGCGTTATGGCCTAGAGCGCACCTGGTGGTATGACGGCCGCCGTGATGTCGTTGCCGCCACCGATGCAGCCTTGTCTTACCTACAAGATATTCATGGCATGTTTGATGACTGGCAGCTAGCGTTGGCATCGTACAATTGGGGCGAAAATGCGGTAAAACGTGCCATCGACAAAAATACGGCAGCGGGCCTGCCCACTGCTTATGTTGATCTAAAAATGCCGGATGAAACCCGCAACTACGTTCCCAAATTACTGGCCATTCGCAATATTATTGCTGACCCGGCCGCCTATGGCGTGAAATTACGCGACATTCCGAACCAACCTTATTTCACCACGCTACAGCCCGGTAAACACATGGATGTATCGGTGGCTGCCAAATTGGCAGGAATTAGCGTGGAAGAATTATTGCGCCTGAATCCGGGCTTTATCCGCCCTGTTATTGCCCACAAAGACGAGCGCAAGCTGGTCTTGCCTATCGACAAGAAAGACATCTTTGAACGCAATCTGGCCAACTATGAACAACCGCTGCTCAATTGGCAGCCTTATGTCACCAAATCGGGCGAAAACTTTGATGCTTTAGCCACCACTTTTGGCATTGATGCGGCCGAATTACGTGATATCAACGATATTGCCGCCAATGATCGCGTCGCGCGCGGGCAAACTATTTTGGTCCCCAA from Chitinibacter fontanus encodes:
- a CDS encoding tyrosine-type recombinase/integrase — encoded protein: MTKKNLTAPRVHAFECEEGKHQSFLWDADTNGLGVRASRGGGKAYVHQAKLDGKAIRSTIGDVRTWTLEDARKEARRLQTLIDSGGDPRQAKADRIEAAEVKKAEIERSKLVLADVWPIYVEARRPRWSELHIRDHLRAVHLGGEVKVRGKGLTEPGALASLLPVKLSDLSGKRIGSWLAIEAAKRPAQAALAFRLLSVFVNWCDSQDEYAGLIPAGACKAKQVKDELPKGSTKEGDCLQREQLPRWFAAVRGLNNPCASAYLQSLLLTGARRRELAGLQWADVDFEWNSITIRDKVEGERTIPLTPYVKHLLQNLPRRNEWVFSSPSSENGQLVEPTAPHRRALLAADLPHVTLHGLRRSFNTLSEWTEAPTGVVAQIMGHKPSAISERHYKRRPLDLLRMWHVKIEVWFLEQAKIDF
- the rnhA gene encoding ribonuclease HI, which translates into the protein MVEIYTDGACKGNPGPGGWGAFLRYGAHEKDLFGGEAHTTNNRMELLAVISALKALTRSCEVTIHTDSQYVKNGIETWIHGWKKNGWKTAAKQPVKNEDLWRALDEQVARHTVQWRWVKGHAGNPGNERADQLANQGVESVL
- a CDS encoding class I SAM-dependent methyltransferase, which encodes MTAAVEHFAAWLATPLGQYLRDSEAAWFDRTTVDIFGYKAMQLELPQLDCLRANRMPWRCIAGRAAGTQLKCVAEALPFAEQSLDLLVLPHTLDFASDPHAVLREAERVMMPEGRVLITGFNPWSLWGLRRLKANDVPWQGHFLALHRLKDWLALLDLQLVRGEFLCYRPPMQRKGWLDKSRFLEQAGDKLWPGGGGVYCLDVVKRVRGMNVIEPDWSQVVVPKRSAAAVVEKMRLQSEKDRCK
- the gloB gene encoding hydroxyacylglutathione hydrolase yields the protein MLKISAIPIFTDNYIWVLEQNHKVIAVDPGDAAPLQAWLSAQHCTLAGILITHHHADHTAGLADLAQDGLPIYGPAAIRYINRPLLGGESLTLLGENFRVLATPGHTLDHLCYYGAGALFSGDTLFSGGCGRVFEGSMAQMYQSLQTLSQLPSQTLVCCTHEYTMSNLQFALTIEPENTALQSRAAEVAQLRAAEQFSLPSTLSIELASNPFLRCNEPAVIKMAQQHNPNANSPAQVFASLREWKNNFR
- a CDS encoding lytic transglycosylase; amino-acid sequence: MKHRLCAILVPAVLALPAFALEAGKLDYQLHSLSPNLPANTQITINQLFNDVDPLVERDLWVRVRNGFAIPDIDSPLVTKWENYYASRPDYLNRIIERSNRYLYHVVGEVEKRGMPMEFALLPMIESAYNPKAESPAKAAGMWQFIPATGKRYGLERTWWYDGRRDVVAATDAALSYLQDIHGMFDDWQLALASYNWGENAVKRAIDKNTAAGLPTAYVDLKMPDETRNYVPKLLAIRNIIADPAAYGVKLRDIPNQPYFTTLQPGKHMDVSVAAKLAGISVEELLRLNPGFIRPVIAHKDERKLVLPIDKKDIFERNLANYEQPLLNWQPYVTKSGENFDALATTFGIDAAELRDINDIAANDRVARGQTILVPKVAGLDVSERQTLAALHKNREAEAIDTGEKDQPKPVLASAKNNGAKAGREHKVAKGDTLFNIAKRYYLTVAELKAMNELKGTQVALGDTLRVGNASAQPKSYIVKRGDTLASIAKKLNIDLIDLKKMNRKPITPGMTLVMN